The proteins below come from a single Crossiella sp. CA-258035 genomic window:
- the asnB gene encoding asparagine synthase (glutamine-hydrolyzing), with translation MCGIAGWVGYQRDLTQEHDTAAAMTETMACRGPDDAGLWLDRHAAIGQRRLAIIDLEGGRQPMLAEAQGRTTAVLTYSGEVYNFRELRAELQRRGHQFRTASDTEVVLNAYLEWGPSLVDRLNGMYAFAIWDARTEELLLVRDRMGIKPLYYYPTADGVLFGSEPKAILANPLAEAVLDADGLREALGFVKTPELGILRGLAEVRPGSVVTVSRKGISKSRYWQLEATEHTDDLDTTVRTVRELLEDIVERQLIADVPLCTLLSGGLDSSALTALAAKALTAQGAGPVRSFSVDFAGYTDNFHADAFRDSPDAPFVAEVAEHVAAEHTNIVLDNEDLMDPVVRAAALHARDLPNGMGEMDFSLYLLFKAIRGRSTVALSGESADEVFGGYKWFHDPVAVNGNTFPWIAARAHSQTESVYRGLAERLQLGDYVQQRYQEALAEVPRLAGETGLEARMRELSYLNLTRFVNLLLDRKDRMSMAVGLEVRVPFCDHRLVQYVFNAPWAMKTFDGKEKSLLRAATADVLPQSVVQRKKSPYPSTQDAGYEKALREELARVIEDSSAPVTELVPRKDIQTLLDSPLVTVGSDSATRRTVESLLGLNRWILDYGVRVEL, from the coding sequence ATGTGTGGAATCGCCGGCTGGGTCGGCTACCAGCGCGACCTGACCCAGGAACACGACACCGCCGCCGCGATGACCGAGACGATGGCCTGCCGGGGACCGGATGACGCCGGGCTCTGGCTGGACCGCCACGCCGCGATCGGACAGCGGCGACTGGCCATCATCGATCTTGAGGGCGGCCGTCAGCCGATGCTCGCCGAGGCGCAGGGGCGCACCACCGCGGTGCTGACCTACAGCGGCGAGGTCTACAACTTCCGCGAGCTGCGCGCCGAGCTCCAGCGCCGCGGCCACCAGTTCCGCACCGCCAGCGACACCGAGGTGGTGCTCAACGCCTACCTGGAGTGGGGCCCGTCCCTGGTGGACCGGCTCAACGGCATGTACGCCTTCGCCATCTGGGACGCCCGCACCGAGGAGCTGCTGCTGGTGCGCGACCGGATGGGCATCAAGCCGCTCTACTACTACCCCACCGCCGACGGTGTGCTCTTCGGCTCCGAGCCCAAGGCGATCCTGGCCAACCCGCTGGCCGAGGCGGTGCTGGACGCGGATGGGCTGCGCGAGGCGCTGGGCTTCGTCAAGACGCCGGAGCTGGGCATCCTGCGCGGGCTGGCGGAGGTGCGGCCCGGCTCGGTGGTCACGGTGTCCCGCAAGGGGATCAGCAAGTCCCGGTACTGGCAGCTGGAGGCCACCGAGCACACCGACGACCTGGACACCACCGTGCGCACCGTGCGGGAGCTGCTGGAGGACATCGTCGAGCGGCAGCTCATCGCGGACGTGCCGCTGTGCACGCTGCTCTCCGGCGGCCTGGACTCCAGCGCGCTGACCGCGCTGGCGGCCAAGGCGCTGACCGCGCAGGGCGCGGGTCCGGTGCGCTCGTTCTCGGTGGACTTCGCCGGGTACACCGACAACTTCCACGCCGACGCCTTCCGGGACAGCCCGGACGCGCCGTTCGTGGCCGAGGTGGCCGAGCACGTGGCCGCCGAGCACACCAACATCGTGCTGGACAACGAGGACCTGATGGACCCGGTGGTGCGCGCGGCCGCGCTGCACGCCCGCGACCTGCCCAACGGCATGGGCGAGATGGACTTCTCGCTGTACCTGCTGTTCAAGGCGATCCGCGGCCGGTCGACGGTGGCGCTGTCCGGGGAGTCCGCCGATGAGGTCTTCGGCGGCTACAAGTGGTTCCACGACCCGGTCGCGGTCAACGGGAACACCTTCCCGTGGATCGCCGCGCGGGCGCACAGCCAGACCGAGTCCGTCTACCGCGGGCTGGCCGAGCGGCTCCAGCTGGGCGACTACGTCCAGCAGCGCTACCAGGAGGCGCTGGCCGAGGTGCCCAGGCTGGCCGGGGAGACCGGGCTGGAGGCGCGGATGCGCGAGCTGAGCTACCTCAACCTGACCCGGTTCGTGAACCTGCTGCTGGACCGCAAGGACCGGATGAGCATGGCGGTGGGTCTGGAGGTCCGGGTGCCGTTCTGCGACCACCGCCTGGTGCAGTACGTGTTCAACGCGCCGTGGGCGATGAAGACCTTCGACGGCAAGGAGAAGAGCCTGCTGCGCGCGGCCACCGCGGACGTGCTGCCGCAGTCGGTGGTGCAGCGCAAGAAGAGCCCGTACCCCTCCACCCAGGACGCGGGGTATGAGAAGGCGCTGCGCGAGGAGCTGGCCAGGGTGATCGAGGACTCCTCCGCGCCGGTGACCGAACTGGTGCCGCGCAAGGACATCCAGACCCTGCTGGACTCGCCGCTGGTCACCGTCGGCTCGGACTCCGCGACCCGGCGCACGGTGGAGTCGCTGCTGGGCCTGAACCGGTGGATCCTCGACTACGGCGTGCGGGTCGAGCTGTAG
- a CDS encoding MarR family winged helix-turn-helix transcriptional regulator yields the protein MTNRAEPNTADDQLTGALEHELTLFTRKAFWRFWTTRYPEVIGLDQTTYPYLAVISARPGLTVGELARMFNVDKSTASRHVAKLTSAELARVVDNPPNARTQPLQATEEGRRRVAVVQADRAAWLHGVLADWPEQDRRDLARLVARLNADLDAREQRARSR from the coding sequence GTGACGAACCGGGCCGAACCGAACACGGCGGACGACCAGCTCACCGGCGCACTCGAACACGAGCTGACCCTGTTCACCCGCAAGGCCTTCTGGCGGTTCTGGACCACCCGATATCCCGAGGTCATCGGCCTGGACCAGACGACGTACCCCTACCTGGCGGTGATCTCCGCGCGGCCCGGGCTGACCGTCGGCGAGCTGGCCAGGATGTTCAACGTGGACAAGTCCACCGCCAGCCGCCATGTGGCCAAGCTCACCAGCGCCGAGCTGGCCAGGGTGGTCGACAACCCGCCCAACGCGCGCACCCAGCCGTTGCAGGCCACCGAGGAGGGCAGACGTCGGGTCGCCGTCGTGCAGGCCGACCGCGCCGCCTGGCTGCACGGCGTGCTCGCCGACTGGCCCGAACAGGACCGGCGCGACCTGGCCCGCCTGGTCGCCCGCCTCAACGCCGACCTGGACGCCCGCGAACAGCGGGCCAGGAGCCGCTAG
- a CDS encoding glycosyltransferase family 39 protein: MTDRTRQPRWSRPALAAVLALASVLYTWALSTNGFANTYYSAAVLSATKSWSAFFYGSLDAGGFITVDKPPLALWVQALSAKAFGFSSWSILLPQAVAGVAAVAVVHHVTRRAFGPAAGILAALALTLTPVVVAVTRHNNPDTLLVLLLTLAAWALSNAVRSGRLLPLLACALAVGLAFNTKMLQAYLIVPAAAAAYLVGVSGPWWRKLLRLGLAGVVLLGVSLSWLLAVDSVDPAERPFIGSSTDNTVSELLFGYNGFGRLLGQNRVGSPGLNAGGGGGGNASGWDRLLSGEVGGQIAWLFPLALLGSVAALVLRRQRAELLLWGGWLLTTAVVFSTAAGIWHTYYTVALAPPLAVVAGAGATALWRLHRDRSHWGWLLPVTAGLTGFWGATLLGRTPDYLPWLPVTVALLGLATSVALAIPLLGGRFSRRATALTASAGLLAALAGPAAYAVTPLTAKTSVTFPIAQPTPAVRFAPDRAEGPSAAALAHLESQFRDERWAVAVVGALVAAPVILDTGLPVMAVGGFNGNDPAPTAAQLRHYVHSGQLRFVWTTGASPTLQFDGGAAAGTAVVDAALSWVTAHCALVPGTGQLYDCYSSTRTP, encoded by the coding sequence GTGACCGACCGCACGCGCCAGCCCCGCTGGTCCCGGCCCGCCCTCGCCGCGGTGCTGGCACTGGCCTCGGTGCTCTACACCTGGGCCCTGTCCACCAACGGCTTCGCCAACACCTACTACTCCGCGGCGGTGCTCAGCGCCACCAAGAGCTGGTCGGCCTTCTTCTACGGGTCGCTGGACGCCGGTGGTTTCATCACGGTGGACAAGCCGCCGCTGGCGCTGTGGGTGCAGGCCTTGTCCGCCAAGGCGTTCGGCTTCTCCAGCTGGAGCATCCTGCTGCCGCAGGCCGTGGCCGGGGTGGCCGCGGTCGCGGTGGTGCACCACGTGACCAGACGCGCTTTTGGCCCAGCAGCGGGCATCCTGGCCGCGCTGGCGCTCACCCTGACCCCGGTGGTGGTCGCGGTGACCCGGCACAACAACCCGGACACCCTGCTGGTCCTGCTGCTCACCCTGGCCGCCTGGGCGCTGTCCAACGCGGTCCGCTCCGGTCGCCTGCTGCCGCTGCTGGCCTGCGCGCTGGCCGTCGGCCTGGCCTTCAACACCAAGATGTTGCAGGCTTACCTGATCGTGCCCGCCGCGGCCGCCGCCTACCTGGTCGGTGTCAGCGGGCCCTGGTGGCGCAAGCTGCTCCGGCTCGGCCTGGCCGGGGTGGTGCTGCTCGGGGTGAGCCTGTCCTGGCTGCTCGCGGTGGACTCGGTCGACCCGGCCGAGCGGCCCTTCATCGGCAGCAGCACCGACAACACGGTCAGCGAGCTGCTGTTCGGCTACAACGGGTTCGGCCGCCTGCTGGGCCAGAACCGGGTCGGCTCGCCAGGGCTGAACGCCGGTGGTGGCGGCGGGGGCAACGCCAGCGGCTGGGACCGGCTGCTCAGCGGCGAGGTCGGCGGCCAGATCGCCTGGCTGTTCCCGTTGGCGCTACTGGGTTCTGTGGCCGCGCTGGTGCTGCGGCGGCAGCGCGCCGAACTTCTGCTGTGGGGTGGCTGGCTGCTCACCACCGCGGTCGTGTTCTCCACCGCCGCCGGGATCTGGCACACCTACTACACGGTCGCGCTGGCCCCGCCGCTGGCCGTGGTGGCCGGTGCGGGCGCGACCGCGCTGTGGCGGCTGCACCGGGACCGCTCGCACTGGGGCTGGCTGCTGCCGGTGACCGCGGGACTGACCGGCTTCTGGGGTGCGACCCTGCTCGGCCGCACCCCGGACTACCTGCCCTGGCTGCCGGTCACCGTCGCGCTGCTCGGCCTGGCCACCTCGGTCGCGCTGGCCATCCCGTTGCTGGGCGGCCGTTTCTCCCGCCGGGCGACCGCGCTCACCGCGAGCGCCGGACTGCTCGCGGCCCTTGCCGGACCCGCCGCCTACGCGGTGACCCCGCTGACCGCGAAGACCTCGGTGACCTTCCCGATCGCGCAACCCACGCCCGCCGTCAGGTTCGCCCCGGACCGCGCCGAGGGCCCGAGCGCCGCCGCGCTGGCCCACCTGGAGTCCCAGTTCCGCGATGAGCGCTGGGCGGTGGCCGTGGTGGGCGCGCTGGTCGCCGCCCCGGTCATCCTGGACACCGGCCTGCCGGTGATGGCCGTCGGCGGCTTCAACGGCAACGACCCCGCGCCCACCGCGGCCCAGCTGCGCCACTATGTCCACAGTGGACAGTTGCGGTTCGTCTGGACCACCGGCGCGTCCCCGACGCTTCAGTTCGACGGCGGCGCAGCTGCCGGCACGGCCGTGGTGGACGCGGCCCTGTCCTGGGTCACCGCGCACTGCGCGCTGGTGCCGGGGACAGGGCAGCTCTACGACTGCTACAGCTCGACCCGCACGCCGTAG
- a CDS encoding FadR/GntR family transcriptional regulator produces the protein MPLATTRRTGLVEQVIDQMRTLVTSGEWPIGRRIPAEPELVTALGVGRNTVREAVRALAHAGLLEVRQGDGTFVRATSELSGAVRRLCDAELRDVLEVRHALEVEGARLAAVRRSEEELRRLTETLAERDAALAAGEWERMVVTDTAFHLMLVECSQNPVLTELYRGFTEAVKASVATTVDSEVDGDRHISHQDLLAAVRDQDPERAAREAGGFIEELLSTLGSAEH, from the coding sequence GTGCCGTTGGCCACTACCCGACGCACCGGCCTCGTCGAGCAGGTGATCGACCAGATGCGCACGCTGGTGACCAGCGGCGAATGGCCGATCGGGCGGCGGATTCCCGCTGAGCCCGAGCTTGTGACGGCGCTGGGCGTGGGCAGGAACACGGTCCGGGAGGCGGTCCGGGCGCTGGCGCACGCCGGGTTGCTGGAGGTGCGACAGGGTGACGGCACGTTCGTGCGCGCGACCAGTGAGCTTTCCGGCGCGGTGCGCAGGCTGTGCGATGCCGAGCTGCGCGACGTGCTGGAGGTGCGGCACGCGCTGGAGGTCGAGGGCGCGCGGCTGGCCGCGGTCCGCCGCAGCGAGGAGGAGCTGCGGCGGCTGACCGAGACCCTGGCCGAGCGGGACGCGGCGCTGGCCGCCGGGGAGTGGGAGCGGATGGTGGTCACCGACACCGCCTTCCACCTGATGCTCGTCGAGTGCTCGCAGAACCCGGTGCTCACCGAGCTGTACCGCGGGTTCACCGAGGCGGTGAAGGCCAGTGTCGCGACCACGGTGGACTCCGAGGTGGACGGCGACCGGCACATCTCGCACCAGGACCTGCTGGCGGCGGTCCGGGACCAGGACCCCGAGCGCGCGGCCCGGGAAGCAGGCGGCTTCATCGAGGAACTGCTCTCCACCCTCGGTTCCGCCGAGCACTAG
- a CDS encoding discoidin domain-containing protein yields the protein MGGPVVATAAPAPDVAIRQPAAASSAEAAHTARALTDGDQGTYWQSAGDALPQWAQVDLGGEQTIDQVTLKLPPRWAKRAQTFAVQGSRDGVGFDTLVTPRAHTFDPATGNTVTLDLPATTTRHLRVEVSANSGDRAAQLAELQVRRATPSTVDLAAAATFTASSQHQDHGAANVGDGNQDSYWESANNAFPQWLQADLGASVAVNRLVLKLPPNWEPRGQTFTVRGSDNGTAFTDLLASSAHTFSPQAQNTVTLTLNAAATTRHLRLEFTANTGWPAAQLAELEIYGPTTGDTQAPTAPGELAYTQPGVDQIRLTWTAATDNVGVTGYDIYANNTLRSRVAGNVLSHTDTQPVNATVSYHVRARDAAGNASPNSNTVTRTGPDNGTNLAQGKPITASSHVHNFVAANANDNNAQTYWEGGAGYPNTLTVSLGSNADVSSVVLKLDPSTAWGRRTQTLEVLGRDQGGGAFSQLAASAQHVFDPATGNTVTIAAKGRAADIQLRFTGNTGAPAGQVAEFQVLGTPAPNPNLTVTGSSWTPATPVETDPVRLSATVRNTGSAASTATGVNFYLGENRVGTAAVGGLAAGASTTVTADIGPRDAGSYPLTAKVDEDNAVVEQNETDNSHTNASQLTVNPVSSSDLVAASVSWTPNNPAPGAAVEFAVAIRNQGSIASATGAHGITLNVLDGNGTVVRTLTGAHHGVIAAGATTAPVNLGSWPSAAGRHSVRVVLAEDANELPVKRANNTSTQALFVGRGANMPYDLYEAEDAVTGGGAQVIGPNRTIGDLAGEASGRRAVTLNSTGSFVEFTTRAETNTLVTRFSIPDAPGGGGIDATLNVYVNGQPHKPITLTSRYAWLYGAEASPENSPGAGGPRHIYDEANLMFGSTIPKGSKIKLQKDGGNTSSYAIDFINTEQVAPMASPDPAKYAVPGGFGHQDVQNALDKVRMDTTGTLIGVYLPAGDYQTSSKFQVYGKAVRITGAGPWFTRFHAPAGQANTDVGFRAEGSASGSSFANFAYFGNYTSRIDGPGKVFDFQNVSDIVIDNIWNEHMVCLYWGANTDRITIKNSRIRNMFADAINMTNGSTDNHVVNNDSRASGDDSFALFSAIDAGGADIRNNVYENLTSTLTWRAAGVAVYGGYDNTFRNIYIADTLVYSGITISSLDFGYPMNGFGPGPTRFENISIVRAGGHFWGAQTFPGIWVFSASKVFRNIRVSDVDIIDPTYSGIMFQTKYRSPGQPENPITDTVFTNVSISGARKSADAFDAKSGFGLWANELPEPGQGPAVGSVTFNNLRLWNNHTDIRNTTSTFTINRN from the coding sequence ATGGGTGGACCCGTTGTCGCCACCGCCGCCCCCGCACCGGATGTGGCGATCCGGCAGCCGGCCGCGGCCAGCAGCGCCGAAGCCGCGCACACCGCCCGTGCCCTCACCGACGGCGACCAGGGCACCTACTGGCAGAGCGCGGGTGACGCGCTCCCGCAGTGGGCCCAGGTCGACCTCGGCGGCGAGCAGACCATCGACCAGGTCACGCTGAAACTGCCCCCGCGGTGGGCGAAACGCGCCCAGACGTTCGCCGTTCAGGGCAGCAGGGACGGCGTCGGCTTCGACACGCTGGTCACTCCCCGCGCGCACACCTTCGACCCGGCCACCGGCAACACGGTCACCCTCGACCTGCCCGCGACCACCACCCGCCACCTGCGGGTCGAGGTCAGCGCCAACTCCGGCGACCGGGCCGCACAACTGGCCGAGCTCCAGGTCCGGCGGGCCACCCCGTCCACCGTCGACCTGGCCGCCGCGGCCACCTTCACCGCGAGCAGCCAGCACCAGGACCACGGCGCGGCCAACGTGGGCGACGGGAACCAGGACAGCTACTGGGAAAGCGCGAACAACGCCTTCCCGCAGTGGCTCCAGGCCGACCTCGGCGCCTCGGTCGCGGTCAACCGGCTGGTGCTCAAGCTGCCGCCGAACTGGGAGCCGCGCGGCCAGACCTTCACCGTGCGCGGCAGCGACAACGGCACCGCCTTCACCGACCTGCTGGCCTCCTCGGCGCACACCTTCAGCCCGCAGGCGCAGAACACGGTGACGCTCACCCTCAACGCCGCGGCCACCACCCGGCACCTCCGGCTGGAGTTCACCGCGAACACCGGCTGGCCCGCGGCCCAACTGGCCGAGCTGGAGATCTACGGCCCGACCACCGGCGACACCCAGGCGCCCACCGCCCCCGGCGAGCTCGCCTACACCCAGCCCGGCGTGGACCAGATCCGGCTGACCTGGACCGCGGCCACCGACAACGTCGGCGTCACCGGCTACGACATCTACGCCAACAACACCCTGCGCAGCCGGGTGGCCGGGAACGTGCTCAGCCACACCGACACCCAGCCGGTGAACGCGACCGTCAGCTACCACGTGCGGGCGCGCGACGCCGCGGGCAACGCCTCGCCCAACAGCAACACGGTCACCCGCACCGGCCCGGACAACGGCACGAACCTGGCCCAGGGCAAGCCGATCACCGCCTCCTCGCACGTGCACAACTTCGTCGCGGCCAACGCCAACGACAACAACGCGCAGACCTACTGGGAGGGCGGCGCGGGCTACCCGAACACGCTCACAGTGTCCCTCGGCTCGAACGCCGACGTCAGCTCGGTGGTGCTCAAGCTCGACCCCAGCACCGCGTGGGGCCGCCGTACCCAGACCCTGGAGGTGCTCGGCCGGGACCAGGGCGGCGGCGCGTTCAGCCAGCTGGCCGCATCCGCCCAGCACGTCTTCGACCCGGCCACCGGCAACACGGTGACCATCGCCGCGAAGGGCAGAGCCGCCGACATCCAGCTCCGCTTCACCGGCAACACCGGCGCGCCCGCCGGGCAGGTCGCGGAGTTCCAGGTGCTCGGCACCCCCGCGCCCAACCCGAACCTGACCGTCACCGGCAGCTCCTGGACCCCGGCCACCCCGGTGGAGACCGACCCGGTCCGGCTGAGCGCGACCGTGCGCAACACCGGCAGCGCCGCCTCGACCGCCACCGGTGTCAACTTCTACCTGGGGGAGAACAGGGTCGGCACCGCCGCGGTCGGGGGCCTGGCCGCGGGAGCGAGCACCACCGTCACCGCCGACATCGGCCCGAGGGACGCGGGCAGCTACCCGCTGACCGCCAAGGTCGACGAGGACAACGCGGTCGTCGAGCAGAACGAGACCGACAACAGCCACACCAACGCCAGTCAGCTCACGGTGAACCCGGTGTCCAGCTCGGACCTGGTGGCCGCCTCGGTCAGCTGGACCCCGAACAACCCTGCCCCCGGGGCCGCGGTCGAGTTCGCGGTGGCCATCCGCAACCAGGGCAGCATCGCCTCGGCCACGGGCGCGCACGGCATCACGCTGAACGTGCTGGACGGCAACGGAACCGTGGTCCGCACCCTGACCGGCGCGCACCACGGGGTCATCGCCGCCGGTGCCACCACCGCCCCGGTGAACCTGGGCAGCTGGCCGTCCGCGGCGGGCAGGCACTCGGTGCGGGTGGTGCTGGCCGAGGACGCCAACGAGCTGCCGGTCAAGCGCGCCAACAACACCAGCACCCAGGCCCTGTTCGTGGGCAGGGGCGCGAACATGCCCTACGACCTGTACGAGGCCGAGGACGCGGTCACCGGCGGCGGCGCGCAGGTGATCGGCCCGAACCGCACCATCGGCGACCTCGCCGGTGAGGCCTCCGGCCGCCGCGCGGTCACCCTGAACAGCACCGGCAGCTTCGTGGAGTTCACCACCAGGGCCGAGACCAACACCCTGGTGACCCGCTTCTCCATCCCGGACGCCCCCGGTGGCGGCGGCATCGACGCCACGCTCAACGTCTACGTCAACGGCCAGCCGCACAAGCCGATCACCCTGACCTCCAGGTACGCCTGGCTCTACGGCGCCGAGGCCAGCCCGGAGAACTCACCCGGCGCGGGCGGCCCCCGGCACATCTACGACGAGGCGAACCTGATGTTCGGCAGCACCATCCCCAAGGGCAGCAAGATCAAGCTGCAGAAGGACGGCGGCAACACCAGCAGCTACGCGATCGACTTCATCAACACCGAGCAGGTCGCGCCGATGGCCAGCCCCGACCCGGCCAAGTACGCCGTGCCCGGCGGCTTCGGCCACCAGGACGTGCAGAACGCGCTGGACAAGGTCCGGATGGACACCACCGGCACCCTGATCGGGGTGTACCTGCCCGCCGGTGACTACCAGACCAGCAGCAAGTTCCAGGTCTACGGCAAGGCGGTCAGGATCACCGGAGCCGGGCCGTGGTTCACCAGGTTCCACGCGCCGGCCGGTCAGGCCAACACCGACGTCGGCTTCCGGGCCGAGGGCAGCGCGAGCGGGTCCTCCTTCGCCAACTTCGCCTACTTCGGCAACTACACCTCGCGGATCGACGGTCCCGGCAAGGTGTTCGACTTCCAGAACGTCAGCGACATCGTCATCGACAACATCTGGAACGAGCACATGGTGTGCCTGTACTGGGGCGCGAACACCGACCGGATCACCATCAAGAACTCCCGGATCCGCAACATGTTCGCCGACGCGATCAACATGACCAACGGCAGCACCGACAACCACGTGGTCAACAACGACTCGCGGGCCAGCGGTGACGACAGCTTCGCGCTGTTCTCCGCGATCGACGCCGGTGGCGCGGACATCAGGAACAACGTCTACGAGAACCTGACCTCCACGCTGACCTGGCGGGCGGCCGGGGTCGCGGTCTACGGCGGCTACGACAACACCTTCCGCAACATCTACATCGCGGACACCCTGGTCTACTCCGGCATCACCATCTCCTCGCTGGACTTCGGCTATCCGATGAACGGCTTCGGGCCGGGGCCGACGAGGTTCGAGAACATCTCCATCGTCCGGGCGGGCGGCCACTTCTGGGGCGCCCAGACGTTCCCGGGCATCTGGGTGTTCTCCGCCTCCAAGGTCTTCCGCAACATCCGGGTGTCCGATGTGGACATCATCGACCCGACCTACAGCGGCATCATGTTCCAGACCAAGTACCGCAGTCCCGGCCAGCCGGAGAACCCGATCACCGACACGGTGTTCACCAACGTCTCCATCTCCGGCGCCCGCAAGAGCGCCGACGCCTTCGACGCCAAGTCCGGCTTCGGCCTGTGGGCCAACGAGCTGCCGGAACCCGGTCAGGGCCCCGCGGTCGGCTCGGTCACCTTCAACAACCTCCGCCTCTGGAACAACCACACCGACATCCGCAACACCACCTCCACCTTCACCATCAACCGCAACTGA
- a CDS encoding MFS transporter — MFAYSTRVTVTPTLPDDIRSAAQPATSGRSRAGAVVGGSSLLIVGIVLAALNLRPAVTSLAAVLAEVRDSLGVSAVWVSAVTAVPTVCFGFAGLVAPMLSRRFGPLRVVGFALGLLGLGLALRVLDGPAVLLGGTLAACSSIAVANVLIPVVVKESFPGRLGFVMGVYSAALSAGGAAAAAFTAPLERWVGGWRVAVGLWAVLAVTALVVWAVARRRAQPLEEAALAHDALDQAAIPAETAAAPATPATAAIQATTPDPAAASTTAAAGRSRSLYRNPLAWAVTGFFGIQSLVAYTWMGWLPEILRDVAGVDPTTAGVMLGALMVIGVPAALIIPPLVTRRRAQSGWAVAMTATSLLGVLGLLFAPTLSPVLWVVLLGVGMGGLFPLALTFITLRSRTVADTAELSAMAQSLGYLIAAVGPFGVGMLHGWTGGWTASLLLVLTAMTLQLLVGYLAGRPRHV; from the coding sequence ATGTTTGCCTATAGTACTCGCGTGACCGTGACGCCGACCCTCCCTGACGACATCCGGTCAGCAGCTCAGCCTGCCACTTCCGGCCGCTCCCGTGCAGGTGCGGTCGTCGGCGGCAGTTCGCTGTTGATCGTCGGTATCGTGCTTGCCGCGCTCAACCTCCGTCCCGCCGTGACCAGCCTCGCTGCCGTGCTGGCGGAGGTCCGTGATTCTCTGGGCGTCTCGGCAGTCTGGGTCAGCGCGGTAACGGCCGTGCCTACAGTGTGTTTCGGTTTCGCCGGTCTCGTGGCGCCGATGCTCTCGCGCCGCTTCGGCCCGCTGCGGGTCGTCGGCTTCGCACTGGGCCTGCTCGGCCTGGGACTCGCCCTCCGAGTCCTGGACGGACCTGCGGTTCTGCTGGGCGGCACGCTCGCGGCCTGCTCCTCGATCGCGGTGGCCAACGTGCTGATCCCGGTGGTCGTGAAGGAGTCCTTCCCCGGACGGCTCGGTTTTGTCATGGGCGTCTACAGCGCCGCGCTCTCCGCCGGCGGCGCCGCCGCGGCCGCCTTCACCGCGCCGCTGGAGCGCTGGGTCGGCGGCTGGCGGGTCGCGGTCGGGCTGTGGGCGGTGCTCGCGGTGACCGCCCTGGTCGTCTGGGCGGTGGCCCGCCGCCGCGCCCAGCCCCTGGAGGAGGCGGCCCTGGCGCACGACGCGCTCGACCAGGCCGCCATCCCCGCCGAGACCGCCGCCGCCCCCGCGACTCCCGCCACCGCCGCGATCCAGGCCACCACCCCCGACCCGGCCGCCGCGTCCACCACCGCGGCCGCCGGGCGCTCCCGCAGCCTGTACCGCAACCCGCTGGCCTGGGCCGTCACCGGCTTCTTCGGCATCCAGTCGCTGGTCGCCTACACCTGGATGGGCTGGCTGCCGGAGATCCTGCGCGACGTCGCGGGCGTCGACCCGACCACCGCCGGCGTCATGCTCGGCGCGCTGATGGTCATCGGCGTGCCCGCCGCGCTGATCATCCCGCCGCTGGTCACCCGCCGCCGCGCGCAGTCCGGCTGGGCGGTGGCGATGACCGCGACCTCGCTGCTCGGCGTGCTGGGCCTGCTGTTCGCGCCCACGCTGTCCCCGGTGCTGTGGGTGGTGCTGCTCGGCGTCGGCATGGGCGGGCTGTTCCCGCTCGCGCTGACCTTCATCACACTGCGCTCACGCACCGTGGCCGACACCGCCGAGCTCTCCGCGATGGCGCAGAGCCTGGGCTACCTGATCGCCGCGGTCGGCCCGTTCGGCGTCGGCATGCTGCACGGCTGGACCGGCGGCTGGACCGCCTCGCTGCTGCTGGTCCTCACCGCGATGACCCTCCAACTGCTCGTCGGCTACCTGGCGGGCCGCCCCCGCCACGTCTGA
- a CDS encoding dienelactone hydrolase family protein, with protein MSQQAPTSELTGWRRSPFTAAGSTYDCYEKGSGPGVVVLPEIPGMTPSVLGFCDHLVDNGFTVLVVSAFGTPGAPENPLTALPVVAKACVSAEFRAFALNAKRPFTDYLRAVARDLAARTPGPGVGVIGMCFTGGFALAAAVDEVVLAPVASQPSLPLPLGARRKADPGMSAEELSRIAARTVESGLCLMGLRFSRDVLAPGERFRTLTERLGEAFRVVELDSGRGNAEGYQWNAHSVLTREVREGNSAMAARDEVMAFLRERLGGGAG; from the coding sequence ATGAGCCAGCAGGCCCCCACGTCCGAGCTGACCGGGTGGCGGCGGTCGCCGTTCACCGCGGCCGGGTCCACCTACGACTGCTACGAGAAGGGCAGCGGCCCCGGCGTGGTGGTGCTGCCGGAGATCCCCGGCATGACGCCCTCGGTGCTCGGCTTCTGCGACCACCTGGTGGACAACGGCTTCACCGTGCTGGTGGTCTCCGCCTTCGGCACTCCCGGCGCGCCGGAGAACCCGCTCACCGCCCTGCCGGTGGTGGCCAAGGCGTGCGTGTCCGCGGAGTTCCGGGCGTTCGCCCTGAACGCCAAGCGCCCGTTCACCGACTACCTGCGCGCGGTGGCCAGGGACCTGGCCGCGCGCACCCCCGGCCCCGGCGTCGGCGTGATCGGCATGTGCTTCACCGGCGGTTTCGCGCTGGCCGCCGCGGTCGACGAGGTGGTGCTGGCCCCGGTCGCCAGCCAGCCCTCACTGCCGCTGCCGCTGGGCGCGCGACGGAAGGCGGATCCGGGGATGTCGGCGGAGGAGCTGTCCCGGATCGCGGCGCGCACGGTGGAGTCCGGGCTGTGCCTGATGGGGCTGCGGTTCAGCCGGGACGTGCTGGCCCCCGGCGAGCGGTTCCGGACGCTGACCGAGCGGTTGGGCGAGGCGTTCCGGGTGGTGGAGCTGGACTCGGGGCGGGGGAACGCGGAGGGGTACCAGTGGAACGCGCACTCGGTGCTGACCAGGGAGGTCCGGGAGGGGAACTCGGCGATGGCGGCGCGGGATGAGGTGATGGCGTTCCTCCGCGAGCGGCTGGGCGGCGGCGCTGGCTGA